The window TTACaacattatttttgttttgctAACACACAACAGATAATGAGAATAATATAATGCTAAAATTGGCTTCTTTTCCCACTAAGTTTCCACCATGAAGGACGGAAGACGGACCTTCAAATTCTCCAGTAACATTTCAATATCTGTTGACTGATGGCTACTAGAGTTACCAATAACCGAGAGTTCTATATCATCCCCTTCTCCATTTTGTCTCCATATGTCCTCGTTTTTGTCTTCAACTGGTGAAAGAACCGCATAACCTCGGGGAGAATGCCTTGTATCAGATACCTCATTTTGTTTTGGTTGAGCTGTCACAGAGGGGACCCATATAGCTAATCCAACGGCCCCCTGTTGCAAAACATCAAACAAGTTGATTAAATAACCAATTCACCAGttcatttttgaaatttaatcaAAATCCCATCATGAAGCCATGTAAATAGGCTCAAGACATCTTAAGAGTCTGTGCTGCTCATGATATTGGCGAAAGAAAGTAGAGATTTTAATAATATGCTATCTATAACAATACAATTGTTATCTTGGAGATGAAGCTGCTAAAATGACGCAACTAATTAGTGGAAGAGAACACCAAAAACTCATTCTAGCACAGTATCTTGCAATATTCTGCTCCAATGCCGCAGTTTATGTTGTCAATAGGGACAACCCAAAATCGGCCACAAAATGTAAGACAATTCTGATAAATAATTACATTCCCCAAAATCATGCgtgaaacatatatcatatgtcaAGTGAGCCTACTTCACCGGCTGAGTTGTAGAAGATTTTGTTGCCACAGCACATAAACCTAATCCTCCTATTCACATATTTTAAACTAAAAAGAAAAGCACTCGTTTAAAGAATCAACATATGATCAATAATTACATTTTAAGTCAACCTAACCACAGCAGGACCATCAGATTTCAAACATGACGAAGAGAGAGAGTTCTCAGATCAAGACCCACCATGAGAGGAAGTAATATTCTGTAATCTTTGGTCAGCTCAAAGAGAAGAAGAACAGAAGTCAAGGGTACCGAACAAACAGATGCTAATGTTGCAGCCATCCCCACCTGAATTACACCAGGAAGCAGAATAGATATCGTCAACAATAAAATCAAAACGGAACtaagaaaaagttaaaataattatgagtAAGCTTAAAGCACAGGAAAATTACCAATGCATATGCCTGTGGCTCAGCAATGGCAGCATTTCCCGGAATTGCTGGATTGATTAGCTCTCCAGCAAAGCCCCCGAATACAGCACCCACTGCAGCACCAATCATTAAACTTGGAGCATATAGGCCACCAACAAGGCCAGACCCTTTACATAGAGCAGTGGCCACAACTTTAGCTGCAGCTAATTGAGCTAGAAGCCAGATTCCAGGCGCTGATGCAGTCTTTCCCGTGTGTAAAATCTCACCAACATTAGTGAAACCCCAATACAATATCCCAGGATACTTGAGAGCTATTAGCCCAGCTCCTAAACCTCCCAAAGCAGGACATACTACATCTGGGATCCCGAATTTTTCTTTGATTAATTGGAAGGCCTTGGTGAACCAAGATACCAAGCGAGTGAAAGCTACACTTACTACTCCACATAGCATTCCCAATATAAGGTACAAAGGAAGCTCTGAGACAAGGAAATCACAAATATAATGGTTAGATGCACACCCTCATTCAGCGAAATACAACAATTAAGTTAAATGCACAAACTTCTGACCAAGTTTGTGTCACAGATCCAAAGTTGAGAATGTTCAGTGGAATATAAAGCAGAAAAATGAGTTCATTGTGTTCAACAGTATAATTAGTCAAATTTTTGTATTTGTTCAAAAAATGTGCCAACTTCTTCattaggtttttaataaaatatgctAGTACATCTGTCTTACATAAGTAATATGCAGCTATTCTATTTCATTTCAAACACGTCCAATGGATGACCGTTCTACAGAGAATATAATATTGCTGAAATCACTCAGGACCATAGTAATTCCAGTAACCAAATCATAGTTGTCAAAAGCGCACGAAAGTGCACGCTTAAGATTGCTCCAAAGCGCACAACATCCATGAAGCGTGCGAACCGCCCTTCAGAGAAAAAtacccttttttaaaaaaactctgACAGAAGagatttcatcatttaaaagtGTGATTTCtcctctattttttttattttaaaaaaagcaaAGGAAATCCTAACATCAGGTTGTCTCTGCCCCACGTGGCCTCTACCCTTTGTCCTagcattttaaattttgatatttggaAGTTGAAAATGGTGatgatttcaatatttaacatctaatgtttcattttttttttgcgtTTAAAGCCCCAGAACACTCGAGCACAAATCATCGTttcctatataaaaaaaactatgaaCCAAATCAGATTGATCCATATAAGCGTTACATCACGGGTGCAATTTTACACCTTGTAACACAATGGGTTTGTTTAATTGAAGATAACCTACATTGATTTACATAAGCCCTAAATCATGCGTTGCAAATCTATTTTCCACTCACTTAACGTATACAGAACAGAGAATGTTTGAAATAATGATGATAATCAGACAGCACACCTTAAAATATGATTTCAGTTTTAACAAACGAGAATCAGATAAAATACCAGCAGCAGATTTCAAATCATACGTGGGCACTGTGAAAGCCTGTTTCTCACCAAGCACGGCATTTGAAACAGTAGACGATATAACAGATGCCAAGATTATCATTGCAGTTGTAAACGGAGGAGAGTTTTCAGCACGGAGAGGCCTCAGAACGGTTTCAATGGCAAAGAAACATCCAGCAACTGCAGCGTTGAAACCTGAAGTGCAATAGGAACATTATCGCAAAGatttataagaaaataagaggaataaattgatatatatgaaaaaaaattcttgaaaatgtaTCCATCCATAGTGCTGATATAGCAGTAATGAGAAAATAACGAAACCTTCATGAAAAAACCCTCTTTCTGTTTCTTCCCCGACCTCCACCTCCCACCGAAGACAATGAAGGGGGGGAAAGAAAACAATCCATAATCTAAAAGACTTGCTAAAGCATATGCCATATACCAATATTGAAGTAATAAGCATCAACAAAAATAGACGACTACCTGAAGCAATTCCCGCAGCTGCACCAGCAGCAACCAGAGCGATCCTCCGTTCTCTATTATTCTCCATGGTCATTGAGAATCCATTGGCGCATGATTTTCCAATATCGACGCTAGGCCCTTCTGGCCCTAAAGAACAACCAGTACCTAAAGTTACAGCAGCCTGGATAGCTTTCACCGTGGGGAATATTGCAGCAAAAATGTCAAAGCCTTGTCGTTGCAAAGAAGTGGACTGCATTATTTGATCCAATATCTCAAGGAGGCCATGTAGAACACCCACAACAACTCCACCTGAGACTGGAATCAAAAGTATCCGATGCCATGTATCAGCTAGCCTCTGTAGCCGAAGCCAAGCGGCACCTTCATATGGGGTACCAGCCCATGCCCATTCATGTATTACATGGACCTAAATTAAGCAAATCTTATGTCTTCCGAATCTTTCTTGCTTCAACACAATAAAGGTTGTAACTCATAAAACATTTTGGAGACATTGTTAAACTTCCAAAAAGGCAAGAACCACATTAGGAAGTCTGAATATCTTAATTTGATTAGTTAAGGAAGTGCaaaattgtagagcccaaattcgtacgcgtaaaacccatgcattatttatttgttaaatcagttatttaatttaaaatgattttcttagccatgcataatttatttaaatgtattattttaaattagtcatgtttattgtgatgcacgttaaaatgtctttcgagtttcatgtttcaggcgattattcgaggcggaagtgaggaaaagagaccagtgacgattttggcgattttaaacgtggtattttattttaaattatgaatggggcattttaaccaatttattaagttattagtattttaaagtctaatttatttatttagtgatttaagagtttaaaacttttaaagttagcatttggtttgtgttatttttaattaggggattttatttaaaggttagtagggatagtattttaattaattggttaattgagtaacattttaattagtatattgatTAGCATGGTTAATGGTTTAACTAAGCAAAAATCACTCCCTACATAATTCTAACACACGCGCACACattctacacacacacatacacgtatcacacaacacacacaaacacatactcatccatccattcatcttttggaaaagaaaacctagggttctacaaGTTCTTGCAGCCGCCCCATCCCCTTCGATTCCAGCAAATTTTTGtcgaattttcttcaaagaaaatcgcaccacgttcgtcccggatcaacctcgcttctatctccgcttcggtatcgtcatttcggtatttttaaatatcaaaggcacgtataatctttcttttgctgcatcgatcatgtcatattatgtgttgcgttgttttatgcgtaaaatatatgtgttacgttcgtcgtttgagcggaaaatgatttggatcagttttgaaatagattttagatctgaaaactcgtttttactgttttttttaaatactgcgatttttccgtcgtgaatctgagaaaactttcaacatgaaaatcgtagaacttttcgatatcttcgatttgatataaaatttgaaatatttggataaatattgagggagttatggcgtttttcgtgagactgctcaaactgcgtttttctgaaaaattatgttattgatgcgaTCTTAAAGTTttgtggttgcaggcttcgttggggattgactggtgatcgctgctgcgttagatatgttgttaatgatgttgggatggtcatTGACGTTTTGGTTCGCGTCGTTAAGCATTTGGGATAACGACTACtcgtgaaaactattttggtgtcaaaattcgagttatgagagttatcgcgttgcgtgtggtgcgtcgcttctttgggaacgttttggacatttttatggagtcgagtttggatcatagtgtcctaagatgagtctcgaggcgttgttccCTGTATGTATAATCGAAATTGGAGAGTACAAGTTTCtgagtcgcggagtccagtttgctcggcgcccgagcggcaactttttaccgcccgagcgccaaccTTTCTGTCTGAGTGTTCTTTCCagtagacctggcgctcgagcggtaaagttttaccgcccgagcgccgccccatctgtaaaaatattttcgttctttctccttttcaagttctaatagtgagttcaggtcttttatggttgggaaatgttcacacgacaccttagagtttgtttcggggtttaatgtcatggttagtatgattaaacgaggtcaagtcccgagtgatctagaatgacataagctatttatgcacttcggtggtgagctcgagtacctacgtctaatttatgcaaattagtgttgaaattcatttagtatgtgcagcagcggccccaagtgaaatccaacgaatccctcaacgccaagtaagtatgtatgacgtgcaagaaaatatttttagtttttgagatatgctaaatgtcttgtgaccaaattatgtttaggattggaaagcgttaaattatgaacggggaccaatccgcccgttaaattatgaacgggttagatcgaggttNGCGTTCAAGTTTTCAGTATGTATGTTCtcttttgaagttgcatgtggttttattacgtagtattcgctacttccagtttatatgtgttgagtctttagactcactagacttgatcgatgcaggtgagtatgttgatgaggagacaggaggtggcgaccgaggagcaggcttggactgagtgggaggctaaacccgaggaccgccatgtttaagttttatgcaaaagttaaattactctgatttcacattctgatggaaacactttgtgcaaaccttttgttagcaaattttattgtagttattttgaacaatcgtgtcttatgggggacttggttgagatattttatggcaaactttgagggttattttatgtttaagaaaatttttaatttttccgcaaattttaagtatgaaagTATGGTACGTTACAAAAATAATATCGTAACATGTCGGCCGCATCAAACTTCATGAGCATGCCATAGAGTGCAACTTTACCATAAAAACTGATAGGTGAATCCATGAATAAATACACATCATTATTTCAGAGATTAAGCAAATCGGATATCTAGGCAATGCTTCCAAAGTTCATATCAAAGTGGAATAACTACAGCACAATGACTACAAAAACCACATTAGAAGAGTTACAGGTTGACTCTTAATTCTTCGATTGAAGCAgcgacaaaaaaaataaataaatagacaaaaAAACTTAGGTTACGTGTTTTGATTGATCCACAAAAAAAGCACCATAAAAGTAAATCAACATTTCCTATTTTGTCCAAAATATTATCCATAACCCTAAAAAAAGTAAGAGGTAGCTAAAAATTTCATTGTACAATCAATATTAGATCCACTGGAAGACTTAGAATTAAATTACACCTTGTGAAAAGGCTGTGAATCACTAAGTGAAGTTCTAAGTTTGTCAGTACATGTGCCAATTAATTTGCGTACAAATTAGACTAATTGGAAGCTCCTCGTTTACCATGTTATTCCTTGTCCTGGCCAATAATCCATGACTAACACATAAACGACCACCCATTTCTGCAAGCCTAACTGCATTTCAAGTCCTCGCAGCTCTTTACTAGCATTAGCTACGAAGTAATTCAAGGTTGGAAGCACAATATGTGATAATAAACAAAAAAGCTTTGTCAATCAATCCAACTACAACAGAAAACAAAATCCTGAGTTTTCGAACATAAAAAACGCCAAAGCATTCAGaagaaaacatttttaaaaacctTGATCCGATGAACTAACCCCACGGTTAAAAGCGGCGACGCAAAGCCCAGTAGCAACACCTAGGAGGCACCCGATTAGCAGAAGCGCCCATTCCGGCGGCGCGCTATCACCAAGAAAATCATCGGCGGCAGCGGCATTGGCACTAACACAAGGATTAGAAGTCGAAGGGGAGGAAGGAGATTGATGTTCCCTATCGAATCGGAGCTTCACGCTCAACCTACGACCCGAGCCCGAAAACCCACGATCCAACCGCTTCGATAGATCAGATGGAAGGCACCCTTTATTATTAGTCGCAACATTCTTCCTGAGCGGCGATTGGCTGCCTCCTCGCTCCAAATCTTCATCGGATGCCGGTGAATTGGAGCGCAGTAACACTATTCGATCGTCGAATTCGGCTCCCGATGACATATCTGCACCTCCCCCACATTCATAAGAGCATTAATCGAAGGAATTAGATGCATAAACCCGGGGGGTTTGGGATTTGTGAGAAGAAATCTTGCTGGCTTTTCACGTCATATACCGGGATTattctatttttaaacatgtggTTTATACATGATTATGATTATTAGATATATAAATGCGTTAAAAAAGTTGTTTTTGTCGGTGATATACGGACAAACAGTAAAGAAGACAAATTTCAAtcgaatatatttataaaataattataataatatttttgacattaataaaaaaaaaaacaaatttcaatcgattatatttataaaaattaataatattttccacattaaaatttatatttttcacacaaatcaatatcacaaaatttattttaagacaactttcatacaaatttttgtatcaaataaataaaaaataagta of the Primulina huaijiensis isolate GDHJ02 chromosome 1, ASM1229523v2, whole genome shotgun sequence genome contains:
- the LOC140981208 gene encoding chloride channel protein CLC-f-like, which codes for MSSGAEFDDRIVLLRSNSPASDEDLERGGSQSPLRKNVATNNKGCLPSDLSKRLDRGFSGSGRRLSVKLRFDREHQSPSSPSTSNPCVSANAAAADDFLGDSAPPEWALLLIGCLLGVATGLCVAAFNRGVHVIHEWAWAGTPYEGAAWLRLQRLADTWHRILLIPVSGGVVVGVLHGLLEILDQIMQSTSLQRQGFDIFAAIFPTVKAIQAAVTLGTGCSLGPEGPSVDIGKSCANGFSMTMENNRERRIALVAAGAAAGIASGFNAAVAGCFFAIETVLRPLRAENSPPFTTAMIILASVISSTVSNAVLGEKQAFTVPTYDLKSAAELPLYLILGMLCGVVSVAFTRLVSWFTKAFQLIKEKFGIPDVVCPALGGLGAGLIALKYPGILYWGFTNVGEILHTGKTASAPGIWLLAQLAAAKVVATALCKGSGLVGGLYAPSLMIGAAVGAVFGGFAGELINPAIPGNAAIAEPQAYALVGMAATLASVCSVPLTSVLLLFELTKDYRILLPLMGAVGLAIWVPSVTAQPKQNEVSDTRHSPRGYAVLSPVEDKNEDIWRQNGEGDDIELSVIGNSSSHQSTDIEMLLENLKVSQAMSNNYLKVSPMQTLREALNCMTDGQQNCVLVVDAEDYLEGILTYGDIKRCFYIKSSVNSNWSASDANTFTVSSMCTRGISYRGRERGLLVCYPDTDLEIAKQIMEAKGIKQLPVVRRAGDAQRETKRRIEAILFYDSIWHCLRDELNRRKSIDQQKDDLGTITTGHQ